The following coding sequences lie in one Corynebacterium anserum genomic window:
- a CDS encoding histidinol-phosphate transaminase, protein MANLSDLPLREELRGQTAYGAPQLKVINQLNTNENPYAPSQAIIDEIAEKVCELGAELNRYPDRDAIGLRTELARYISRQTGVTVDVENVWAANGSNEVLQQLLQAFGGPGRKAMGFTPSYSMHPILSSGTLTEFIAVERQESEGFAINLDKARAAIAEHRPDVIFITTPNNPTGNLTTLAEIRDIVEAAPGIVIVDEAYAEFCDEPSAVTLLKDYPTKLVVSRTMSKAFDFAGGRLGYFVADPAFIEAVMLVRLPYHLSTLAQAAATAALHHSVDTLATVEKLCQERDRVRTRLAELGYDVIESHSNFIFFGHFSDSHQAWEGFLKRDVLIRDVGVAGWLRASVGLPEENDAFLSAAEELAPKA, encoded by the coding sequence ATGGCGAATCTTTCCGATCTGCCCTTGCGTGAGGAATTGCGCGGACAGACTGCTTATGGGGCACCACAACTGAAGGTCATCAACCAGCTCAACACCAATGAAAACCCCTACGCACCGAGTCAAGCGATTATTGATGAAATTGCAGAGAAGGTGTGCGAATTAGGTGCGGAGCTTAACCGTTATCCAGATAGGGACGCTATCGGTCTGCGCACAGAGCTGGCTCGCTATATTTCCCGCCAAACAGGAGTGACCGTTGACGTCGAGAACGTGTGGGCTGCCAACGGTTCTAACGAGGTCCTGCAGCAGTTGCTTCAAGCCTTTGGCGGACCGGGGCGAAAGGCGATGGGTTTTACCCCGAGTTACTCGATGCACCCCATCCTTTCATCGGGCACTCTGACCGAGTTCATCGCTGTAGAGCGCCAGGAATCGGAGGGCTTTGCCATCAACCTGGATAAAGCGCGAGCAGCTATTGCCGAACACCGGCCTGACGTCATTTTCATCACGACGCCGAATAATCCGACAGGAAACCTGACCACGCTCGCCGAGATCCGGGACATCGTGGAGGCCGCGCCGGGCATTGTGATTGTGGATGAGGCATATGCAGAGTTCTGTGACGAACCTTCAGCAGTGACGCTCCTGAAGGACTACCCAACAAAGTTGGTTGTGTCACGGACGATGAGTAAGGCGTTTGACTTTGCTGGGGGGCGTCTAGGCTATTTTGTGGCGGACCCTGCCTTCATCGAAGCTGTGATGCTGGTGCGCCTGCCTTATCACCTATCGACGCTAGCGCAAGCTGCAGCCACCGCGGCACTGCACCACAGCGTGGATACCCTAGCCACCGTGGAGAAGCTATGCCAGGAACGCGATCGTGTACGGACTCGCCTCGCAGAGTTGGGCTACGACGTGATTGAATCCCATTCCAACTTTATTTTTTTTGGACACTTTTCTGATTCTCATCAGGCATGGGAAGGCTTCCTAAAACGCGATGTATTAATTCGTGACGTGGGTGTAGCTGGGTGGCTGCGTGCCAGCGTTGGCCTTCCAGAAGAAAACGATGCATTCTTATCTGCAGCGGAAGAATTAGCACCAAAGGCATGA
- the hisB gene encoding imidazoleglycerol-phosphate dehydratase HisB, whose product MTQNNDVSADRIGSVTRATSESNISVDINLDGTGKTDIDTGVPFFDHMLTAFGAHGSFDLTVRAVGDVEIDAHHTVEDTGIVLGQALSKALGDKKGIRRFGDAFIPMDETLAHAAVDVSGRPYYVGSGEPDALVHTIIGGHYATVINQHFFETLALNARIALHVRCLYGRDPHHITEAEFKAVARALRHATEKDPRVTGVPSTKGAL is encoded by the coding sequence ATGACACAGAACAACGACGTCTCAGCAGACCGTATTGGGTCCGTTACACGGGCTACCAGCGAATCCAATATCAGTGTGGACATTAATCTCGACGGCACGGGCAAGACAGATATTGATACTGGCGTGCCATTTTTCGACCACATGCTCACCGCTTTTGGCGCCCATGGCTCGTTTGATCTCACGGTGAGAGCTGTCGGAGACGTTGAAATTGATGCTCATCACACCGTGGAAGATACGGGAATTGTGTTGGGTCAGGCTCTGAGCAAGGCTCTGGGCGATAAAAAAGGCATTCGCCGCTTTGGGGATGCCTTCATTCCCATGGATGAAACCCTCGCCCATGCGGCAGTAGACGTGTCAGGCCGTCCATATTATGTGGGCTCTGGGGAGCCCGACGCCCTGGTTCATACGATTATCGGAGGTCACTACGCCACGGTGATCAACCAGCACTTTTTTGAGACTTTGGCACTCAATGCGCGCATCGCTTTGCATGTACGATGCCTCTACGGACGCGATCCACACCACATTACAGAGGCGGAGTTCAAAGCCGTTGCGCGTGCTTTGCGGCATGCCACCGAGAAGGATCCACGAGTGACGGGGGTTCCTTCTACGAAGGGTGCACTGTAG
- a CDS encoding MFS transporter, with protein sequence MARQQALSLQELDEIDSLWEAPGLRATLVSVFCAFGGWSLLLPVIPLAVIQHGGSDSLAGLSTGVFMAATVCTQACTPWAIRTLGFPPIMVFAALMLGLPALVYILDMSPVPLLLVAVLRGIGFGSVTVAEAALIAELVPPRLIGHSSAALGVSVGVSQLVGFPLGLWMYSTCGEGVVFAVAALYAVIGALCGAWIPSRRRGGQIGLSSSSSPSSSIDATASHSHGDSGINSRDSVDARSGIDEQNNAVTQGREDASAQSYTAATWKLAAVPGLAIGGIATGFAAFSTFLAPAAETIDVNVAGLISAAGLSVLGGCQMVGRVLAGRYASTTGEAGNLAVVGLVSGILGVVIAGAMIVAQPHGAMLCTLAFLATCVFGFGFGIVQNEALLMLFERLPRSKSTQASALWNMTFDTGTGLGAVLLGLVASALAYQGAFFSAALIIFVACAAVIGDRVVGKRRVMHARSAVQRIDIS encoded by the coding sequence ATGGCACGGCAACAAGCATTGTCTCTCCAGGAGTTAGACGAGATTGACTCTTTATGGGAAGCTCCCGGCTTGCGCGCCACGTTAGTCAGCGTGTTTTGTGCTTTCGGCGGATGGTCGCTTCTCCTTCCCGTCATTCCATTGGCGGTGATTCAACATGGGGGGTCTGATTCACTCGCGGGGTTGTCGACAGGCGTGTTTATGGCCGCGACTGTGTGCACTCAGGCGTGTACGCCGTGGGCTATCCGCACGCTTGGTTTTCCGCCGATCATGGTGTTCGCCGCTCTGATGCTTGGGCTCCCAGCACTGGTCTATATCCTCGACATGTCCCCAGTTCCCCTGCTGCTCGTAGCGGTGCTACGTGGTATCGGTTTTGGTTCTGTGACGGTCGCCGAGGCCGCTTTGATTGCTGAATTGGTTCCTCCACGGTTGATCGGGCATTCTTCTGCTGCGTTGGGCGTTTCTGTGGGTGTGTCGCAGCTAGTGGGCTTTCCTCTGGGTTTGTGGATGTATTCCACCTGTGGAGAGGGGGTTGTGTTTGCTGTAGCCGCGCTCTACGCGGTTATTGGTGCACTCTGCGGTGCATGGATTCCGTCCCGGCGCCGCGGCGGGCAAATTGGCCTCTCTAGTTCTTCGTCTCCCTCTTCGTCGATCGACGCCACTGCATCGCATTCCCACGGAGATTCAGGTATTAATTCGCGAGACAGTGTTGATGCGCGATCCGGTATCGATGAACAAAACAACGCCGTGACACAAGGCCGTGAGGATGCGAGTGCACAGTCATACACTGCCGCTACCTGGAAACTCGCCGCCGTACCGGGGCTGGCTATTGGAGGAATAGCGACCGGTTTTGCCGCATTTAGTACGTTCCTTGCACCGGCAGCGGAAACAATTGATGTGAATGTAGCTGGGCTGATCTCCGCGGCGGGACTTTCGGTACTCGGAGGTTGTCAGATGGTGGGGCGTGTGCTTGCGGGGCGTTATGCGTCCACCACCGGGGAAGCAGGCAACCTGGCGGTTGTGGGTCTAGTGAGTGGAATTCTGGGTGTTGTGATCGCGGGCGCCATGATTGTGGCTCAACCACACGGAGCTATGTTGTGTACGCTCGCTTTTCTGGCGACATGTGTATTCGGGTTCGGATTTGGGATCGTTCAAAACGAGGCTTTATTGATGCTTTTTGAGCGTTTGCCAAGGAGTAAATCGACCCAAGCTTCTGCGCTGTGGAACATGACTTTCGATACTGGTACAGGTTTAGGCGCGGTTCTGCTTGGCCTGGTGGCCTCCGCGCTGGCGTACCAGGGGGCTTTCTTTAGTGCAGCGCTTATTATTTTTGTAGCGTGCGCTGCTGTCATCGGTGACCGCGTGGTGGGTAAGCGGCGTGTAATGCATGCTCGAAGTGCTGTGCAGAGAATAGATATCTCGTAG
- the hisH gene encoding imidazole glycerol phosphate synthase subunit HisH, whose protein sequence is MSDITASSTGDSLSQPTVALLDYGSGNVRSAQRALERAGAQVTVTHDPKIVLAADGLLVPGVGAFAACMEGLNAVHGPRMIGERLAGGRPVLGICVGMQIMFEYGVEFSDGEGSEPALGTGEWPGTVEHLDADVLPHMGWNTVDVAEGSRMFAGAAADERYYFVHSYGVRKWELMTDGHTEAPLVHWAEHGRSRFVAAVENGPLWATQFHPEKSGDAGALLLRNWVDSLR, encoded by the coding sequence ATGTCAGACATCACTGCTTCCTCCACTGGCGATAGTCTTTCCCAACCTACCGTTGCCCTGCTCGACTACGGCAGCGGCAATGTTCGTTCCGCGCAGCGGGCGCTTGAACGTGCCGGGGCGCAGGTGACGGTCACTCATGATCCAAAGATTGTCCTGGCGGCAGATGGGTTGTTGGTTCCCGGCGTGGGCGCGTTTGCTGCATGCATGGAGGGGCTCAATGCTGTCCATGGGCCGCGGATGATCGGTGAGCGCTTGGCTGGTGGTCGCCCGGTTTTGGGTATCTGCGTGGGTATGCAGATCATGTTCGAATACGGCGTAGAGTTTTCTGATGGCGAGGGCAGTGAGCCTGCGTTAGGCACCGGTGAATGGCCCGGTACTGTGGAGCACCTCGATGCCGATGTTCTTCCGCACATGGGGTGGAACACTGTTGACGTAGCTGAGGGCTCGCGGATGTTTGCCGGGGCAGCAGCAGATGAACGCTACTATTTTGTGCATTCGTATGGTGTGCGCAAGTGGGAGCTGATGACGGATGGGCACACTGAAGCTCCGCTGGTGCACTGGGCCGAACACGGTCGCTCACGTTTTGTTGCGGCTGTGGAAAATGGCCCCTTGTGGGCCACTCAGTTCCATCCGGAGAAGTCCGGCGATGCGGGCGCGCTACTTCTGCGTAACTGGGTAGATAGCCTGCGTTAG
- the priA gene encoding bifunctional 1-(5-phosphoribosyl)-5-((5-phosphoribosylamino)methylideneamino)imidazole-4-carboxamide isomerase/phosphoribosylanthranilate isomerase PriA, with protein MSISANRLVLLPAVDVADGQAVRLVQGEAGTETNYGAPLDAAMAWQNAGAEWVHLVDLDAAFGRGSNFEILRDVVAALDIDVELSGGIRDDESLERALSTGCRRVNIGTAALENPEWCEQIIKEYGDRVAIGLDTRQVDGEWRLRGRGWTSDGGDLWEVLERLDAQGVSRLVVTDVSRDGMLNGPNIDLLRDVAAATDAPVVASGGISSLEDIRALANIVGEGVDSAIVGKALYAGKFTLEEALEAARP; from the coding sequence ATGTCCATCTCTGCAAACCGACTGGTACTTCTTCCTGCCGTTGATGTCGCCGATGGCCAGGCGGTTCGTCTGGTGCAAGGTGAAGCCGGTACCGAGACCAATTATGGCGCCCCGCTCGATGCCGCTATGGCATGGCAAAACGCAGGAGCAGAGTGGGTGCATTTGGTGGATTTGGATGCAGCCTTTGGGCGCGGAAGTAACTTTGAGATTCTTCGCGACGTCGTCGCTGCATTAGACATCGACGTGGAGCTTTCCGGTGGTATTCGGGATGACGAGTCTCTAGAGCGAGCTTTGTCTACAGGGTGCCGGCGGGTGAACATCGGTACTGCCGCGTTGGAAAACCCGGAGTGGTGTGAACAAATCATCAAGGAGTACGGAGATCGTGTCGCAATAGGGCTTGACACCCGCCAAGTTGATGGAGAATGGCGTTTGCGTGGACGCGGCTGGACGTCTGATGGCGGTGATTTGTGGGAGGTTCTGGAACGTCTCGATGCGCAGGGAGTGTCCCGACTCGTTGTTACAGACGTGTCCCGCGATGGGATGCTCAATGGTCCAAATATCGACCTATTGCGTGATGTCGCGGCTGCGACGGACGCTCCCGTGGTTGCCTCCGGTGGTATTTCCTCTCTCGAGGATATCCGTGCGCTGGCGAACATCGTGGGTGAAGGTGTCGATTCCGCCATCGTCGGCAAGGCTCTCTATGCGGGTAAATTCACGTTGGAAGAAGCTCTGGAGGCTGCCCGACCATGA
- a CDS encoding inositol monophosphatase family protein: MSDDLDTRALLAIAEAAVDEAESTFSAAVGADPEVIKSPGDFATEADLSVERQLRTLLTQYTGLPVHGEEYGTVLPGEIPGEKPQERYPTDDMADGLDGPRRATVHDSAEPDTYWVVDPIDGTANYAVGNPFACILVSLVHKGDTLLSVTEMPLLGRRISARKGHGLLVDGMPARPLPPSDPGVTQISFGSILSQRRGNLPISYRQDMLNEIGKSYPRMRVTGSVGIDLAFTAAGVFGGTVTFSPNLWDNAAGILAVQENGGVATDFAGNPWRPGVSGLVAGEPEVHATLLQHIQSVPIGTAARNAQEIRDRGGIK; encoded by the coding sequence ATGAGCGATGATTTAGATACCCGGGCTTTGCTGGCGATTGCCGAGGCAGCCGTTGATGAAGCCGAATCCACATTCTCCGCGGCTGTGGGAGCGGATCCGGAGGTCATTAAATCACCCGGGGATTTCGCTACCGAAGCCGACCTTTCGGTCGAACGCCAGCTCCGCACGCTATTGACCCAATACACCGGGCTGCCAGTTCATGGTGAGGAATACGGCACTGTTTTGCCGGGGGAGATCCCCGGCGAAAAACCTCAAGAGCGCTACCCGACCGACGACATGGCCGATGGGCTTGACGGTCCGCGCAGGGCAACCGTCCACGACTCCGCGGAGCCGGACACCTACTGGGTGGTTGACCCGATCGACGGAACTGCCAATTACGCCGTGGGGAACCCTTTTGCCTGCATTCTAGTGTCGCTCGTGCACAAGGGGGACACGTTGCTTTCCGTCACTGAAATGCCTCTTCTTGGTCGACGCATTTCTGCCCGCAAGGGCCATGGGTTGCTCGTCGATGGGATGCCTGCCCGGCCTTTGCCACCCTCGGATCCTGGAGTGACTCAAATTAGCTTCGGTTCCATTTTGTCCCAGCGTCGTGGAAACCTGCCGATCAGTTACCGCCAAGACATGCTTAATGAGATTGGCAAATCTTATCCACGCATGCGCGTGACAGGGTCAGTGGGCATTGATCTGGCGTTCACCGCAGCGGGGGTTTTCGGCGGGACTGTGACGTTTAGCCCCAACCTTTGGGACAATGCCGCAGGTATCCTCGCGGTTCAGGAAAACGGCGGAGTAGCCACAGATTTTGCGGGTAATCCCTGGCGGCCTGGTGTATCAGGTTTGGTAGCGGGGGAGCCCGAGGTTCATGCCACGTTGCTGCAGCATATCCAATCTGTGCCGATCGGTACCGCAGCGCGTAATGCACAAGAAATACGTGATCGTGGAGGAATCAAGTGA
- the hisF gene encoding imidazole glycerol phosphate synthase subunit HisF — MSVTTRVIPCLDVKDGRVVKGVNFKGLRDAGDPVELAAQYDRDGADELTFLDVSASKEGRGTMIDVVRRTADQIFIPLTVGGGIRSAEDVDALLRAGADKVSVNSSAIARPELLRELSERFGAQCIVLSVDARRIPGAQPGKYEVTTHGGTQGTGIDAIEWARRGEELGVGEILLNSMDADGTKEGFDIEMLEAVRAVVTIPVIASGGAGRAEHFPPAVQAGADAVLAASIFHFGEVTIPEVKQTMAKEGIEVRL; from the coding sequence GTGAGCGTCACTACCAGAGTCATCCCTTGTCTCGACGTCAAAGATGGTCGCGTAGTCAAGGGTGTGAACTTCAAGGGGCTGCGCGATGCGGGTGATCCCGTGGAATTAGCGGCTCAATATGACCGCGACGGAGCTGATGAGCTTACTTTCCTCGATGTGTCAGCGTCCAAGGAAGGGCGTGGAACCATGATCGATGTCGTGCGACGCACCGCGGATCAGATTTTCATCCCCCTCACGGTGGGGGGAGGTATCCGCTCTGCTGAGGACGTCGATGCTCTCCTTCGTGCAGGGGCCGATAAGGTGTCTGTCAATTCTTCAGCTATTGCACGTCCGGAATTGCTGCGTGAGCTGTCCGAACGTTTCGGTGCGCAGTGCATCGTACTTTCTGTTGATGCCCGACGCATTCCCGGTGCTCAGCCGGGAAAGTATGAGGTGACTACGCACGGTGGTACCCAGGGCACAGGCATCGACGCTATCGAATGGGCTCGACGTGGCGAAGAACTGGGCGTGGGCGAGATCTTGCTCAACTCCATGGATGCTGATGGCACCAAGGAGGGCTTCGACATCGAGATGCTAGAGGCAGTTCGGGCAGTGGTCACAATTCCCGTGATCGCATCTGGCGGCGCTGGCCGCGCGGAGCATTTTCCACCGGCGGTGCAGGCCGGTGCGGATGCGGTGCTGGCTGCGTCGATTTTCCACTTCGGTGAGGTAACGATTCCCGAAGTGAAACAGACAATGGCTAAAGAAGGCATCGAGGTTCGATTGTGA
- the hisI gene encoding phosphoribosyl-AMP cyclohydrolase → MTATNPADYELNPEIAQRLKRNEQGLVPAVVQDAHTGAVLMMAWMDDHALAHTLAEKKGTYWSRSRNEYWIKGETSGHTQAVQEVRLDCDGDTILVVVDQIGGACHTGDTTCFDADKLL, encoded by the coding sequence GTGACTGCGACTAACCCGGCCGACTATGAATTGAATCCAGAGATAGCACAGCGCTTGAAAAGAAATGAGCAAGGCTTGGTGCCAGCGGTGGTACAGGATGCTCACACCGGCGCCGTGTTGATGATGGCGTGGATGGATGATCACGCGTTGGCGCACACGCTTGCAGAAAAGAAGGGGACTTACTGGTCACGCTCACGCAATGAGTACTGGATCAAAGGTGAGACTTCTGGCCACACGCAAGCTGTGCAAGAGGTGCGCTTGGATTGCGATGGAGACACCATCCTTGTGGTAGTTGATCAAATAGGTGGAGCGTGCCACACGGGTGACACCACCTGTTTTGACGCAGACAAACTGCTGTAG
- a CDS encoding anthranilate synthase component I, with product MPDASLTSREKFRALAAHHRVVPVVCKVLADQETALSAYRKLADGRPGTFLLESAAHGQSWDRWSFIGTGARCALTAKNSHARWIGEPPVDIPEGVDPLDAVRKTLEVLHTEKIEGLPPLTSGLVGYMGYDMIRYIEDLPDTCEDDLDVPDMVQLLVDGMAAVDHHEGVIWLIATVVNWDNSGEGVDRAYDDAVARINDMVERLSQPSGSSVATFSTPTPQYRRQRTMEEHLEKIERVKEHIRAGDAFQVVLSQRFEIDTEVEPLDIYRMLRVSNPSPYMYLVNIPNDDFTATAFHIIGSSPESLVQVKDGEVTTFPIAGSRPRGESLEEDLLFEKELVNDEKENSEHLMLVDLGRNDLGRVSEPGTVEVHDFRHVERYSAIMHLVSGVSGRLAAGKTAVDAFAATFPAGTLSGAPKPSALSIIDKYEQTRRGIYGGTVGYFDFSGNTDQSIAIRTGVYKDATVYVQAGGGIVADSDPRAEDVETRNKAAAVLRAVAAAETLHTPGRD from the coding sequence ATGCCTGATGCTTCTCTGACGTCCCGAGAAAAATTTCGCGCCCTGGCTGCACACCACCGGGTAGTCCCTGTGGTTTGCAAGGTCTTGGCTGACCAAGAAACCGCTCTGAGCGCGTACCGCAAACTTGCTGATGGCCGTCCTGGCACGTTCTTGCTGGAATCTGCGGCACACGGACAGTCATGGGATCGTTGGTCTTTTATCGGTACGGGTGCCCGCTGCGCCCTTACTGCAAAGAACTCTCACGCACGCTGGATTGGCGAGCCGCCGGTGGATATCCCCGAAGGCGTGGATCCGCTGGATGCCGTGCGCAAGACCCTAGAGGTTTTGCACACCGAGAAGATCGAGGGGCTACCGCCGCTGACCAGTGGTTTGGTGGGCTATATGGGCTACGACATGATCCGTTATATCGAGGATCTCCCGGATACCTGTGAAGATGACCTCGATGTGCCCGACATGGTGCAACTGTTGGTTGATGGCATGGCGGCGGTAGACCATCACGAGGGTGTGATCTGGCTCATCGCTACGGTCGTTAACTGGGATAACTCCGGGGAAGGAGTCGATCGCGCATACGACGATGCCGTTGCGCGGATCAACGACATGGTGGAGCGCCTTTCCCAACCGAGCGGGAGCAGTGTTGCAACCTTTTCCACTCCAACTCCTCAGTACCGTCGCCAGCGCACAATGGAGGAACATCTGGAGAAAATTGAGAGGGTTAAGGAGCATATTCGTGCAGGCGATGCGTTCCAGGTAGTGCTTTCCCAGCGCTTCGAGATTGATACCGAGGTAGAGCCTTTAGATATCTACCGGATGTTACGGGTGTCTAATCCGAGCCCGTATATGTATTTGGTCAATATCCCTAACGATGATTTCACTGCTACGGCCTTTCATATCATCGGGTCTTCACCGGAGTCGCTAGTGCAGGTCAAGGATGGGGAAGTAACCACATTTCCGATTGCCGGCTCCAGGCCTCGTGGCGAGTCTTTGGAAGAGGATCTTCTTTTTGAGAAAGAGTTGGTCAATGATGAGAAGGAGAATTCTGAGCATCTGATGCTCGTGGACTTGGGTCGTAATGACCTGGGGCGAGTTTCGGAGCCGGGCACGGTTGAAGTACACGATTTTCGTCATGTAGAGCGTTATAGTGCGATTATGCACCTGGTTTCAGGGGTCAGTGGTAGGTTGGCTGCCGGTAAAACCGCTGTTGATGCTTTCGCTGCTACTTTCCCTGCGGGTACTCTATCTGGAGCACCTAAGCCGAGTGCGTTGAGCATCATTGATAAGTACGAGCAGACTCGCCGCGGTATTTACGGCGGTACCGTGGGCTACTTTGATTTTTCAGGCAATACGGACCAGTCGATCGCCATACGTACGGGTGTGTACAAGGACGCTACTGTTTATGTCCAGGCCGGGGGAGGAATCGTTGCTGATTCGGACCCGCGTGCTGAGGACGTGGAAACCAGAAACAAAGCGGCTGCTGTTCTACGCGCCGTCGCCGCAGCTGAGACATTGCACACTCCGGGAAGGGACTAA
- a CDS encoding TIGR02234 family membrane protein, with protein sequence MATSKRTTSVSKDAAPGAKDALPAASSRVAQRNRRIALLLVVMSAAGLWGTSRMTYVTAHIFDDKSGDSVRNLIGSVWDPATTPLALAMLACLVLSLAMQPVIRRVLGVLIAVLAAVASFRSVALFSSDVDLSRVHDLLASGAATQRQNAPETIAEWAQVTEAQVHMVPVALAIVAAALGIIGGIILAMRPGEKSEGTSRYETPEARRESVHKDLAANPDSGRVLWDALDAGVDPTDEDEVGVDPTDEDEVGVDPTDEDSDSVNRR encoded by the coding sequence ATGGCCACGTCCAAACGGACAACTTCGGTGTCAAAGGACGCTGCCCCTGGGGCAAAGGACGCGTTACCTGCTGCATCCTCTCGCGTTGCCCAGCGAAATCGACGGATTGCGTTGCTCCTCGTTGTCATGTCTGCTGCCGGACTATGGGGAACGAGCCGCATGACCTATGTCACGGCGCATATTTTTGATGACAAGTCCGGGGACTCAGTGCGCAATCTCATTGGTTCGGTCTGGGACCCAGCTACCACGCCACTGGCTCTCGCAATGCTGGCGTGTCTCGTGCTGTCATTAGCTATGCAGCCGGTAATTCGCCGTGTCCTGGGAGTACTCATTGCTGTTCTTGCGGCGGTGGCAAGCTTTCGGTCAGTGGCTCTCTTTTCTTCCGACGTTGACCTTTCCCGCGTGCACGACTTGTTGGCATCTGGAGCAGCCACTCAGCGTCAGAATGCGCCAGAAACTATCGCCGAATGGGCGCAGGTGACGGAGGCTCAGGTGCACATGGTTCCCGTTGCTTTGGCGATCGTAGCCGCCGCCTTGGGGATCATTGGCGGAATCATTTTGGCGATGCGGCCGGGAGAGAAATCGGAGGGGACGTCCCGTTACGAGACTCCGGAAGCGCGCCGCGAGTCTGTGCATAAGGATCTCGCCGCGAATCCCGATTCTGGCCGTGTATTGTGGGATGCGCTCGATGCAGGTGTGGACCCCACTGATGAAGATGAGGTAGGTGTGGACCCCACTGATGAAGATGAGGTAGGTGTGGATCCCACTGATGAAGACAGTGACTCCGTGAATCGGCGTTGA
- the trpC gene encoding indole-3-glycerol phosphate synthase TrpC yields the protein MTSPTATVLDSIIAGVLEDQAVREAKIPFPEIKAMSLDAPPAIDAYAALNNSNVSVIAEVKRASPSKGDLADIPEPAELAAAYEAAGATAISCLTEERRFKGSLADFDEVRRRVNIPLLRKDFCVNPYHIHEARAHGADIILLIVAALDQARLESLLERTESLGMTALVEVHTEEEAERAVSAGATVIGVNARNLKTLDVDKGTFARIAPGLPSDVIKIAESGVQDKHDLLAYAGAGADAILIGEGLVTAGDPGMKCKELVTAGQHPACPKKN from the coding sequence ATGACCTCACCAACAGCTACCGTGCTGGATTCCATCATCGCGGGTGTACTGGAGGATCAGGCCGTGCGGGAGGCCAAGATTCCTTTTCCAGAGATCAAGGCTATGTCTCTGGATGCTCCTCCTGCCATTGATGCCTATGCTGCGCTTAATAACAGCAACGTGTCTGTCATTGCTGAGGTGAAGCGCGCTAGCCCTTCGAAAGGTGATTTAGCGGATATCCCTGAACCAGCGGAATTGGCCGCCGCTTATGAAGCGGCCGGAGCTACCGCGATTAGTTGTTTAACCGAGGAGCGTCGGTTTAAGGGATCTCTCGCGGATTTCGATGAGGTGAGGCGCCGGGTCAACATTCCTTTGTTGCGTAAAGATTTTTGCGTCAACCCGTATCACATTCATGAGGCTCGGGCGCATGGCGCTGACATTATTCTGCTGATCGTGGCGGCTCTAGACCAGGCACGTTTGGAGTCGCTGCTGGAACGCACAGAATCTCTGGGGATGACTGCATTGGTCGAGGTGCACACGGAGGAAGAAGCCGAACGAGCTGTCTCCGCCGGTGCCACGGTCATCGGCGTGAATGCCCGCAACCTTAAGACACTCGACGTTGATAAAGGTACGTTTGCGCGCATTGCTCCGGGGCTGCCCAGTGATGTTATCAAGATTGCCGAGTCGGGAGTCCAGGATAAACATGATTTACTCGCCTATGCCGGGGCGGGCGCGGATGCGATTTTGATCGGCGAGGGTCTAGTCACCGCTGGGGATCCAGGTATGAAGTGTAAGGAGCTCGTTACCGCTGGTCAGCACCCGGCCTGTCCCAAAAAGAATTAG